A window of the Egibacter rhizosphaerae genome harbors these coding sequences:
- a CDS encoding aldehyde dehydrogenase family protein, with protein MSGLQPDEIQAIIERVRRRVGDDGEPDGARLRGEQALEASPGVSAGGGVHAGVQDALSAAGRAFAAFDGAGLEARKRIISSVRQAMLEHGDRLAEMAQAETGLGRADDKTRKNRLVTTRTPGPEDLELDAETGDRGMNVTEFAPFGIVAAITPTTNPTSTVINNTIAIVSAGNAVVFNVHPNAKQVSAENVRLINEAIMRAGGPPDLVTTIAEPTIESAQEVMNHPDVRLLLVTGGPGVVREALKTDKRAVTAGPGNPPAVVDETADIEQAAADIVAGGSFDNNIICTDEKTTIAVDSIADPLVRAMERSGAYVLAEHELRRLERVIFRELGEPNKPGRINPQWVGQDVQAILAEIGVRVGPEVRMAVARVPNEHSLVWTEQMMPVMPVTSVRDVDQAIDLAVRSEHRFGHTASMHSSDVGRITRMGRAMNCSIFVANGPCYAGLGEGGEGFCSFSIATPTGDGLTRPQTFSRERRMTIVGSLRMV; from the coding sequence ATGAGCGGGCTCCAGCCTGACGAGATCCAGGCGATCATCGAGCGGGTTCGCCGTCGGGTGGGTGACGACGGCGAGCCGGACGGCGCCCGCCTGCGGGGCGAGCAGGCGCTCGAGGCGTCGCCCGGCGTCTCCGCCGGCGGCGGCGTCCACGCGGGCGTGCAGGACGCCCTGTCGGCGGCGGGGCGCGCGTTCGCGGCGTTCGACGGCGCCGGCCTGGAGGCCCGCAAGCGCATCATCTCGTCGGTCCGGCAGGCGATGCTCGAGCACGGCGACCGGCTCGCGGAGATGGCCCAGGCCGAGACCGGACTCGGCCGGGCCGACGACAAGACGCGCAAGAACCGGCTCGTGACCACCCGCACGCCCGGGCCCGAGGACCTCGAGCTCGACGCCGAGACCGGCGACCGCGGGATGAACGTCACCGAGTTCGCCCCGTTCGGCATCGTCGCCGCGATCACCCCGACGACGAACCCCACGTCGACGGTCATCAACAACACGATCGCGATCGTCTCGGCCGGCAACGCGGTGGTGTTCAACGTCCACCCCAACGCCAAGCAGGTCTCGGCCGAGAACGTGCGGCTCATCAACGAGGCGATCATGCGCGCCGGCGGCCCGCCGGACCTCGTGACCACGATCGCCGAGCCGACGATCGAGAGCGCCCAGGAGGTCATGAACCACCCGGACGTGCGCCTCCTGCTCGTGACCGGGGGTCCGGGGGTGGTCCGTGAGGCCCTCAAGACCGACAAGCGCGCGGTGACCGCCGGGCCGGGCAACCCGCCCGCGGTGGTCGACGAGACCGCCGACATCGAGCAGGCGGCGGCCGACATCGTCGCCGGCGGCTCGTTCGACAACAACATCATCTGCACCGACGAGAAGACCACGATCGCGGTCGACTCGATCGCCGACCCGCTGGTGCGGGCGATGGAGCGCAGCGGCGCCTACGTCCTCGCCGAGCACGAGCTGCGCCGGCTCGAGCGCGTGATCTTCCGCGAGCTCGGTGAGCCCAACAAGCCGGGCCGCATCAACCCGCAGTGGGTCGGCCAGGACGTCCAGGCGATCCTGGCCGAGATCGGCGTGCGCGTCGGCCCGGAGGTGCGCATGGCGGTGGCCCGCGTGCCGAACGAGCACAGCCTCGTCTGGACCGAGCAGATGATGCCGGTCATGCCGGTGACCAGCGTGCGCGACGTCGACCAGGCGATCGACCTGGCGGTGCGCTCCGAGCACCGCTTCGGCCACACCGCCTCGATGCACTCCTCGGACGTGGGCCGGATCACCCGCATGGGCCGAGCGATGAACTGCTCGATCTTCGTCGCCAACGGCCCCTGCTACGCGGGTCTCGGCGAGGGCGGGGAGGGCTTCTGCTCCTTCTCGATCGCCACCCCGACCGGCGACGGGCTGACCCGGCCCCAGACCTTCTCGCGGGAGCGGCGGATGACCATCGTCGGCTCGCTGAGGATGGTCTAG
- a CDS encoding EutN/CcmL family microcompartment protein, giving the protein MLLAKVAGTLVASRKEPTIEGIKFLLVRTLDDDGNETGQSLVAMDAVGAGVDEVVMVAQGSSARQTETTRDRPCDAVVMAIVDTWDVGGQERFHKYRTVDEA; this is encoded by the coding sequence GTGCTCCTAGCGAAGGTGGCCGGCACGCTCGTCGCGAGCCGCAAGGAGCCGACGATCGAGGGCATCAAGTTCCTCTTGGTGCGCACGCTCGACGACGACGGCAACGAGACCGGGCAGTCGCTCGTGGCCATGGACGCCGTCGGCGCAGGGGTCGATGAGGTCGTGATGGTCGCGCAGGGCAGCTCCGCCCGCCAGACCGAGACCACCCGCGACCGGCCCTGCGACGCGGTGGTCATGGCCATCGTCGACACGTGGGACGTGGGTGGCCAGGAACGATTCCACAAGTACCGGACGGTGGATGAGGCATGA
- a CDS encoding BMC domain-containing protein: MEPSVAVCELDSVARGIAAADAMVKRSPLDVMRAGTVHPGKYLVLLAGETADVEEALEAGQEAAGAAMVGLVFLPDVHEDVVAAIQGVRRPAHEALGVIETGTVASAIESADAAVKGAEVVLRELRLADDLGGKAYVLLGGTVSEVQAGVDIGTARVPAGDLIEHVVIAQLHEETDQNLTADARFAPRIPGRVD; encoded by the coding sequence ATGGAACCCTCGGTCGCGGTCTGCGAGCTCGACTCGGTCGCACGGGGCATCGCCGCCGCCGACGCGATGGTCAAGCGCTCGCCGCTGGACGTGATGCGCGCGGGAACGGTGCACCCGGGCAAGTACCTCGTGCTGCTCGCCGGCGAGACCGCCGACGTCGAGGAGGCCCTGGAGGCCGGCCAGGAGGCCGCGGGCGCCGCCATGGTCGGCCTGGTGTTCCTGCCCGACGTGCACGAGGACGTGGTCGCGGCCATCCAGGGCGTCCGCCGGCCCGCGCACGAGGCGCTCGGGGTCATCGAGACCGGCACCGTCGCGTCGGCGATCGAGTCGGCGGACGCGGCCGTCAAGGGCGCCGAGGTCGTGCTGCGCGAGCTGCGGCTCGCCGACGACCTCGGGGGGAAGGCCTACGTACTGCTGGGAGGCACGGTCTCGGAGGTCCAGGCCGGCGTCGACATCGGCACCGCTCGGGTTCCCGCCGGCGACCTGATCGAGCACGTCGTGATCGCGCAGCTGCACGAGGAGACCGACCAGAACCTCACCGCCGACGCGCGCTTCGCCCCGCGGATCCCCGGGAGGGTCGACTGA
- a CDS encoding glycine--tRNA ligase, translated as MAEDADDTVESHHTSMREITELCKRRGIIFQSSEIYGGLRGAWDFGPLGAALKDNVKAAWKRHMIQLRGDVVQLDASVLMHPRVWEASGHIENFTDPLTECRTCNARFRADQVTQGDASTYECPRSDYSLCEFGEPRQFNLLFQTHVGPTQESGSEVWLRPETAQAMFVDFAHVQLTSRQKVPFGIAQVGKSFRNEITPRNFIFRVREFEQMEMEYFVRPGTDEAWHEYWIKHRWDWYTRYGLRAENLRIRPHASDELSHYAKRTVDVEYRFPFAWSELEGIANRTDFDLGAHAETSGKDLTYYDGERDERYLPYVIEPAAGVDRAALAFLIDAYRDEQAPAAKGGTERRVWLQLHHALAPVKVAVLPLSRNEKLVPTAREVADLLRPRFPIEYDDAASIGKRYRRQDEIGTPFCVTVDFETVEDDRAVTVRDRDTMTQERVAIDQLSTYLDERLDLTP; from the coding sequence GTGGCCGAGGACGCCGACGACACCGTGGAGTCGCACCACACCTCGATGCGCGAGATCACCGAGCTGTGCAAGCGCCGCGGGATCATCTTCCAGTCCTCGGAGATCTACGGGGGACTGCGGGGCGCCTGGGACTTCGGTCCGCTCGGCGCCGCGCTCAAGGACAACGTCAAGGCCGCATGGAAGCGACACATGATCCAACTGCGCGGCGACGTCGTGCAGCTTGACGCGTCGGTCCTCATGCACCCCCGGGTGTGGGAGGCCAGCGGGCACATCGAGAACTTCACCGACCCGCTGACCGAGTGCCGCACCTGCAACGCGCGGTTCCGCGCCGACCAGGTCACCCAGGGCGACGCCTCCACCTACGAGTGCCCGCGCAGCGACTACTCGCTCTGCGAGTTCGGCGAGCCGCGCCAGTTCAACCTGTTGTTCCAGACCCACGTCGGTCCCACGCAGGAGTCCGGCAGCGAGGTGTGGCTGCGGCCCGAGACCGCGCAGGCGATGTTCGTCGACTTCGCCCACGTGCAGCTGACGAGCCGCCAGAAGGTCCCGTTCGGGATCGCGCAGGTCGGCAAGTCGTTCCGCAACGAGATCACCCCGCGCAACTTCATCTTCCGGGTGCGCGAGTTCGAGCAGATGGAGATGGAGTACTTCGTGCGGCCCGGCACCGACGAGGCGTGGCACGAGTACTGGATCAAGCACCGCTGGGACTGGTACACCCGCTACGGCCTCCGCGCGGAGAACCTGCGGATCCGCCCGCACGCCTCCGACGAGCTCAGCCACTACGCGAAGCGCACCGTCGACGTGGAGTACCGCTTCCCGTTCGCCTGGTCGGAGCTCGAGGGGATCGCGAACCGCACGGACTTCGACCTCGGCGCACACGCCGAGACCAGCGGCAAGGACCTCACGTACTACGACGGCGAGCGCGACGAGCGCTATCTGCCGTACGTGATCGAGCCGGCCGCGGGCGTCGACCGCGCCGCGCTGGCGTTCCTGATCGACGCGTACCGCGACGAGCAGGCGCCGGCCGCGAAGGGCGGGACCGAGCGGCGCGTGTGGTTGCAGCTGCATCACGCGCTCGCGCCGGTGAAGGTCGCGGTCCTGCCGCTGTCGCGCAACGAGAAGCTCGTGCCCACGGCCCGCGAGGTCGCGGACCTGCTGCGCCCGCGGTTCCCGATCGAGTACGACGACGCCGCCTCGATCGGCAAGCGCTACCGCCGCCAGGACGAGATCGGCACGCCGTTCTGCGTCACGGTCGACTTCGAGACCGTGGAGGATGACCGGGCGGTGACCGTGCGCGACCGGGACACGATGACCCAGGAGCGCGTGGCGATCGACCAGCTGTCCACGTATCTCGACGAGCGCCTCGACCTCACGCCGTAG
- a CDS encoding GntR family transcriptional regulator has translation MMTQDPPAVGAAIHQGSGLPLHVQLRRAVLTEIHERGLRPGDRLPTEGELEQRYGVSRSTIRQAMADLATEGHVTRVQGKGTFVGTPKIQHLPVLESFSELLRKQGYDASHRLLESEVREAPGEVAEGLGTAVGTPCRRLQRLFLADGSPVGTAETWLPIARLEPHDQLLADPADGDWSLYAVLQDEPFGLRLARAIETVNPAIADDESARLLRCAPGTLLLLIHRVTHTADDEPLEWSRLRFLGGHYEYRVELHPSRPAEGPA, from the coding sequence ATGATGACTCAGGATCCCCCCGCCGTCGGCGCCGCCATCCACCAGGGATCGGGGCTGCCACTGCACGTCCAGCTCCGGCGGGCCGTGCTCACCGAGATCCACGAGCGGGGCCTGCGACCGGGCGACCGGCTCCCCACCGAAGGCGAGCTCGAGCAACGGTACGGCGTGTCCCGCAGCACCATCCGCCAGGCGATGGCCGACCTCGCCACCGAGGGCCACGTCACGCGCGTCCAGGGCAAGGGCACGTTCGTCGGGACCCCGAAGATCCAGCACCTGCCGGTCCTCGAGTCGTTCTCCGAGCTCCTGCGCAAGCAGGGCTACGACGCCAGCCACCGCCTCCTCGAGTCCGAGGTACGTGAGGCCCCCGGGGAGGTCGCCGAGGGCCTCGGCACCGCCGTCGGGACTCCCTGCCGGCGCTTGCAGCGGCTCTTCCTCGCCGACGGCAGCCCGGTGGGCACCGCCGAGACCTGGTTGCCGATCGCGCGCCTCGAACCCCACGACCAGCTGCTGGCGGACCCCGCCGACGGCGACTGGTCGCTCTACGCGGTGCTGCAGGACGAGCCGTTCGGCCTCCGCCTCGCCCGCGCGATCGAGACCGTGAACCCCGCGATCGCCGACGACGAGAGCGCCAGGCTGCTGCGGTGCGCGCCGGGCACCCTCCTGCTGTTGATCCACCGGGTCACCCACACCGCCGACGACGAGCCGCTCGAGTGGTCCCGACTGCGCTTCCTGGGCGGGCACTACGAGTACCGCGTCGAGCTCCACCCGAGCCGGCCGGCGGAGGGGCCCGCGTGA
- a CDS encoding BMC domain-containing protein: protein MAEALGMIECRSFPAMVEAADAMVKAAKVSLVSMEKTGGGYVTAVVRGDVAAVKAAVQAGVQSSERVGELVTSHVIARPHANVDEVLPLGRGAAAEVGAGSDA from the coding sequence ATGGCTGAGGCCCTGGGCATGATCGAGTGCCGGAGCTTTCCGGCGATGGTGGAGGCCGCCGACGCGATGGTGAAGGCCGCGAAGGTCTCGCTGGTGTCGATGGAGAAGACCGGCGGCGGGTACGTGACCGCCGTCGTGCGTGGCGACGTCGCCGCGGTGAAGGCCGCGGTACAGGCCGGCGTGCAGAGTTCCGAGCGCGTCGGTGAGCTGGTGACGAGCCACGTGATCGCCCGCCCGCACGCCAACGTCGACGAGGTGCTGCCCCTCGGGCGCGGCGCCGCGGCGGAGGTCGGCGCCGGCAGCGACGCGTAG
- a CDS encoding EutN/CcmL family microcompartment protein, with protein sequence MQLARVRGTVVASVKAAGLEGVRFLLVQPLDRRQQPKGTPLVAADALEMAGPDELVYVVGAREAAQALRETFVPVDHAVVGIVDAVEDVRGGAT encoded by the coding sequence ATGCAGCTCGCGCGCGTGCGGGGCACGGTCGTCGCCTCGGTGAAGGCCGCCGGGCTGGAGGGTGTGCGGTTTCTGCTCGTCCAACCGCTCGACCGCCGCCAGCAGCCCAAGGGGACCCCGCTGGTGGCCGCCGACGCGCTCGAGATGGCCGGTCCCGACGAGCTCGTCTACGTCGTGGGCGCGCGCGAGGCGGCGCAGGCACTGCGCGAGACCTTCGTGCCCGTCGACCACGCCGTGGTCGGCATCGTCGACGCCGTGGAGGACGTGCGCGGGGGCGCGACATGA
- a CDS encoding EutN/CcmL family microcompartment protein → MKIGKVSATVVATVEAPLFEDHRLLLCDLLDDDGNPTGGYVIASDFVGAGAGETVLILDEGNSARMIAGLDRGPLRAVIVGIVDEVDRDGDSWA, encoded by the coding sequence ATGAAGATCGGCAAGGTCTCGGCGACGGTCGTCGCGACCGTGGAGGCGCCGCTGTTCGAGGACCACCGCCTCCTCCTGTGCGACCTCCTCGACGACGACGGGAACCCCACCGGTGGCTACGTCATCGCGAGCGACTTCGTCGGTGCCGGCGCCGGCGAGACCGTGCTCATCCTCGACGAGGGCAACTCCGCGCGGATGATCGCCGGGCTCGACCGGGGCCCGCTGCGGGCGGTGATCGTCGGCATCGTCGACGAGGTCGACCGCGACGGCGACAGCTGGGCCTGA
- the deoC gene encoding deoxyribose-phosphate aldolase, with translation MRSDRDRLVETVTEEVVRALEARHGSSTDQAGGTGCPNCTGTRATDPAEKVREIVDTGADRIAHNGHGHDVPDDLASYIDHTLLRADVTADDVDQLCDEALRFSFKAVCVNPTWVRRCAQLLRGTDVEVASVVGFPLGATTRQTKALEARRALRDGATEIDMVVNVGALKSGHHDDVRADIEGVADACHETRGRLKVIIETAYLTDEEKVVASHLAKQARADFVKTSTGFGPGGATAYDVLLIRETVGEHMELKASGGIRTEEDIRTMLAAGATRIGASAGVQIMTGGDGDGGY, from the coding sequence GTGAGAAGCGACCGCGACAGGCTCGTCGAGACGGTGACCGAGGAGGTCGTGCGGGCGCTCGAGGCCCGCCACGGGTCGAGCACCGATCAGGCCGGTGGAACCGGATGCCCGAACTGCACCGGGACGCGGGCCACCGACCCGGCCGAGAAGGTCCGCGAGATCGTCGACACCGGAGCCGACCGCATCGCCCACAACGGGCACGGACACGACGTGCCCGACGACCTCGCCTCCTACATCGACCACACGCTGCTGCGCGCCGACGTGACCGCCGACGACGTCGATCAGCTCTGCGACGAAGCGCTGCGCTTCTCGTTCAAGGCCGTCTGCGTGAACCCCACCTGGGTGCGCCGCTGCGCGCAGCTGCTGCGCGGCACCGACGTCGAGGTCGCCTCCGTCGTCGGCTTCCCGCTCGGGGCGACGACGCGACAGACCAAGGCCCTCGAGGCGCGCCGAGCACTGCGCGACGGCGCGACCGAGATCGACATGGTCGTCAACGTCGGGGCGCTCAAGAGCGGCCATCACGACGACGTCCGCGCCGACATCGAGGGCGTCGCCGACGCGTGCCACGAGACCCGCGGACGGCTGAAGGTGATCATCGAGACCGCCTACCTCACCGACGAGGAGAAGGTGGTCGCCAGCCACCTCGCCAAGCAGGCGCGCGCCGACTTCGTCAAGACCTCCACCGGCTTCGGACCCGGAGGGGCGACGGCCTACGACGTGCTGCTCATCCGCGAGACCGTCGGCGAGCACATGGAACTCAAGGCGTCGGGGGGCATCCGCACCGAGGAGGACATCCGCACGATGCTCGCCGCCGGCGCGACGCGCATCGGAGCGTCCGCGGGCGTGCAGATCATGACCGGCGGCGACGGCGACGGCGGGTACTGA
- the rpiB gene encoding ribose 5-phosphate isomerase B, with translation MSGEPSREEIRGLVTAVVDEVLGDASNPASQEAAARSEADARSGAAGADRIAVGADHGGFALKERLAAELRDRGHAVTDCGTHSTESADYPDFAHAVARHVADGSCDVGIVVDGAGIGSAMTANKVPGIRAATCWDVSSAQNSREHNHANVLSLGAGLLGENLALQVVYAWLATPWGGERHARRVNKITEYEGRYLRGQR, from the coding sequence GTGAGCGGCGAGCCGTCACGGGAGGAGATCCGCGGCCTGGTCACGGCGGTCGTCGACGAGGTCCTCGGCGACGCGTCGAACCCGGCCTCCCAGGAGGCCGCCGCCCGCAGCGAGGCCGACGCGCGCAGCGGCGCGGCCGGCGCGGACCGGATCGCGGTCGGCGCCGACCACGGCGGGTTCGCCCTGAAGGAGCGGCTCGCGGCCGAGCTGCGCGACCGCGGCCACGCCGTCACCGATTGCGGGACCCACAGCACGGAGTCCGCCGACTACCCCGATTTCGCCCACGCGGTCGCCCGCCACGTCGCCGACGGCAGCTGCGACGTCGGCATCGTCGTCGACGGCGCGGGCATCGGGTCCGCGATGACCGCGAACAAGGTCCCCGGGATCCGGGCCGCGACGTGCTGGGACGTCTCCAGCGCGCAGAACAGCCGCGAGCACAACCACGCCAACGTGCTCTCCCTCGGGGCGGGGCTGCTCGGCGAGAACCTCGCCCTGCAGGTCGTGTACGCGTGGCTGGCCACCCCGTGGGGAGGCGAGCGGCACGCGCGGCGCGTGAACAAGATCACCGAGTACGAGGGGCGCTACCTGAGGGGGCAGCGGTGA